In the Vanessa atalanta chromosome 24, ilVanAtal1.2, whole genome shotgun sequence genome, TGGAAGCGTTGTAGAATCAGCTCAAGGAGACGAACCCTTAACCCAACTATTTAGGCGGTGATACAGACATGTGCGTTGAGGGCTCACAAGCAGCTGTCTGTATTATTTGACCAGTTATTTTGTAAGATTAAGTTTAATATCCGAGATTTCGTTATGTTAATATCATAACGTAACGTCGACcacaataattgaaatatttaaagaacaaaCGCATTAAAATAGAATTTCGTTACAATCGGATTCTGTATGTGCCTTACATAATAGGATTCTTACATAAGCTAATGACTGATAAATCcgattgttatatataaagttaaactaTTAAGCCTTAATAGAAAGTCATGGGTCGTATTatgagtaattatttattacacattacattaacagcctgtaaatgtcccactgctgaacTAAGActtttctccctttgaggagagggtttggagcacattccaccacgctgctccaatgcgggttggtggatgaaTTGAATATGTGGCAGaatgtcgttgaaattagacacatgcaggtttcctcacgatgttttatgtttttgatgatgataatgaattGTGTTTGAATAACGTCACTGATATATGTCGCGTGAAAACGGTCGGTACCTTTAAATTAGTGCTTGCATAAGCCTTCTCTAacctagtatattttaatttatgactaCAAAAATTATTTGGTGTTTACATTCTGTATTTGAAATGAGACAAACTTATCTGTAGGTGATACAGATTATCAGATATTTCTAGAAAATTGTGgcatattaatatgatatgggatgatttttttctgtaattgtGCATGTGTGCGtagtatttagaaaaataaattaaacacttgTTAACTAATAGTTGAAAGTATTTGAATTCATgatctttttttgttaaagttatGTATACAATTTCGTAACATTTGGCTATTAAAAATCTGTCTTGTTATTTAGCGGCATGCGTAGAGGTTTTGGTCTCCGGCGGATTAGTCTCCGAAGGGGCAGCAACACCATGCGGAGCAACTTACACCAGCGTCGGACGCGTCACTCTCGCCAAACCGGCCCCCCAGGCGCGAACTAGAGAACTAAGGTAATCAGCTGCTTGCGATTGCAAGTTTATTGATGTATAAACTAAATACCGATAAAGTTTTTTCCTTTATAGAAAAGGTAGGTGCATGGGCGAAAGAGCAAGCcaatggaaagtggtcaccaccgcccatgaacaTTAGTTCAGTACCATTattaacattccttacatcaccaatttaccaccaaccttggctaAGCAAAGATTTTAGGTCCCATGTAATACTGTCTCacttcttcttctttttaaacacaaacacaacaataatacaacaatactcgtgatgctgtttggcggtagaatatctgataagtgtcTGGTACCTACCCCAACGTGCACAAAGTCCTTCCATAAAGTAAATGTATAccgaataatgaataataaaaaaaacgtttttaattaagattaaaaattaaaaaatattatgaaaagaggcaattttgaagaaaatactattaatggaagttagaatataatatttaataaataataatgattatttagatCTGCCGCTCTCCCTGAACCAACTATTGCCAGATTTGTAAAGCTCCGACTGTCTGGACCGCATCCACCATCAAAAGAAGATGACCAAGTAAATACACctaaacattataaaactttGTTTCCTGGTCATACGTGGACCTTAATACGATTACATGAAAAATACATGACAAAGCTTAAAATAACGATAAGGTACCTTAAAAATACTGAATGATTTTAGAGTTTGATTCCATCGCAGTATACatataggtttattttttattctaaaataatttacatttatgtaaGACCAtgctttattttactttaggtAGCATTAATGGCAGTGAACGTCCTCGGGGATGAAATAGAAGATAGCAACAAATCACCCGCGGTGAAAAAAGCGGAAGTATGCTTTTCACCGTACGATGATCTGGCTTTCGTTATGTACGTCGACAATGAAATAGCTGATCTTGTACGCAGTTTAGATAGAAAGAAAAAAAGTGCTGTTGCCggtaagtagtagtagtagatttgatttaaataacgaTATCTGTAATGAAGACGTTTTAATGTAAGTTCAAAATGATGATGAGTAAATTAACAATACACAACCACTCTGGTTTTCTGACCGTCAGTGTGGCAACATCTGAAATAGAATAAACCACGATGAATTTGAATATAgctatgatttatattaatttagttaaacgTGTCatgaatgatatatatttatgaaatacacAGAGGAACGCTTCGAATATGCAAGACGCTTAAAATCTGCTGGATCTGCATTAGCCGCTGCTGGTATAAGGATTGGGAGATGGAGACTCCGCAAAAGAACAGCTGCAGCTCGGGATGACTTCGAATTAGCGAGACGCATGAGGGATAGAATAGCAGATGCTCTCATTGGAGTAAAAGAAGATCCTGAGTTAAGAAGACTGTTTGAAGATGAAGGCGTAAGTTTAATTTTCTACaagtgattataatttttaatttttaataatagatctGCTTATCGGACGTCCTGCTATCTATGTTTTGTTAGTTATATTTTGCTATAAAGGCAATATGCCAGTTAGACGTATTAAATTGACGTTTAGGGTAACAGGACTTTTTGCTAAGTAGCACTTATTGAtcgtaaaactaaataatttgtttgatattaCGATTGTCCTTGGCTTTACGATAAATGGTATTAGCTTCGTTACATACCGTACAGTAACTTATAGTAGTAAACAGCTTAAAATGCTAAtgaattatcttatttattataattattggtcCTTCCAGCCGGATACCCGCAACGATTCCTCAATGCCTCAAGCGTATGACTTCTCTCATCACCTTTCGCCGTCCGTCGCTGCCGGAATACAAAGTGTCGATATCCCCTCGCCAGTGCCCCCGATAGAACACCTTTCGGAACCGCCAGATGAATTCAATTGTGTCGATGATATGGATGGTCATCATGTTCCTGCTGTGAGTGCTGAAATTACTTAATTCCATGATAgcaaacgaatattttttttatgatttagttaGGTGGACTAGCAAATAGGCCACAgatggtaaatagtcaccacATCCATCGCAGCAATATAGtaataattgcttaatttttattagatattatattaggttatattgaatatattttgttgatttatgtGTTACGTTTTAAGcgttataatacaatattacaatattttctggTGGTAAAAAAGAGTAAATATGACAgtccaatatataaaaaaaaaactaacaatttatttcagTCACCCGTCCAAACTATAGAAGATGATACAGAAGTACAATTAGAACCTGCCCAATTAATCGAACCAGTTCAAGAAGAAAAACAAGAAACACAaaagaaagaagaagaagaattgAGAAGAGACACAGACAGTCCTCGAAGAAGTATAACACCTAACGCTGCTAACGGTAAACTCATTCACAAACGAATCTATGCAAATTACACTCCTCTCGACAATCTTGCAACATAATCTAGTTTTATAAGGGTTGTATACATTTAAGCTACCCCCATTTTTATCTGAACCAtataatacgttttttattttaaaaatacttttaaaacccATATTACTTCGTAATATttcgctttttactaaatgagaGGTGGATTGTGCCACCtggtggtaggtggtcaccatcacccatagacattgacgccgtaaggaatattaaccctTCCATAAAACACCaccatcccttgtgcctgtagttacgctggacCATTCAtgctttaagccggaacacaacaatcctgAGTATTTTTGTTTGGCGGGTTTGTAAGCTCAGCATAATATATAAGTCCCTAAATATGatgatataataagaaatatgtttatacatgcataataatatattctattatacatgtataaacatattttttattcaaaatgtctTCACTTGCTATGGATGTTTCAGGTACTCTCGTAAGACGAAGAAACAAAAGTGCAGGTCCCAGGTCCACCTTTGAAGCCTATGAAGAGAGATTGCTACCAGCTCTGAGACAGTACATATACAAAACCTTATTTACTAATCAGATATTTCAACCTTATgatctaaaatttataattaaaaaaaaaaaattaccgttAAAAcactttcataattttatatcagcTTTCAATCGTCCATAAactcatatttaaaacattatctaCTAAATAATTTGTCACACAATGCGGCTGAAACAATCCGAACATATATATCGTCATTACAAACACCTCCAAGCTAACTCCACGATCCTGAATTTCACCAGCACCGTATCATACAGTTCTAAATGACTTTAGAATCGAACCCAACAGTTCTCACACTAACGAATACCTGCGCGAGGCTCGTGAGAGTCGGGAGGAAGAGTGCAGCGGTGGCAGCGCGTCCTCGCATGCGCGCGCGCCGCACCGCCTCACCGAGCGCGAAAGGAAACAGGCCGCGCTACCGATACTAATATTTGGTTATCCCTTGGTGAGACAAAGAATAACGTTTACgatatattacaatttcatgttgtagttttacttttacgaaataatttaacTGATTAATTATTTAGCCTACGAGTCAtggtgaatatttaatttaaaattaccaacaaaatttgtttgattaatccacaataaaaaataaaaataacaaaattattctcAATTATTATGTTGAATGACGATAAacttacaataataacttatataggACAATAGCACGATTAAAAGCATTAGCGCCatctattaacaaattaaagtaactattttactaacataaatATGAACAATGTAAAAATGATAACTTATCCACGATTGGTGAAgcggaaaattaaaaataaactattatttttttaatcaatttgtttttctataaaGGTTGAAAAATTCTTCTCTAAAAATTATCTGGATAAAGAAGAAGGTCTTGCTCGTCTTAGAGCTGAATTAACGTCACCGTCAAATGGCAGCACGAAGACCTCTCCGAATAAGACCGCGAGAGCCGCTGCAACTCTGCTCCAAAGGGCGCTAAGAGATAAAGTATTCTCCGTATACAGCCAAGCTAATGAAGTCGTCAGAGTTTTGTTTAAAGAATTTGTACCAGACAggtaataagattaaataaaattgtagtgttAATAGAAGATTACAAGTTGGACCAATCATTTTTTGTATTCGTttggcattataaaaaaaaacaataaaaatttaaattagattaaattacaacacaataaaaatttaataaattaagattccgtatatatttttttatttataatgatatacaatGAGTTTCGAAATGTGAGCAATATTTATATGGCCaaatcatttcaataaatattaacgattttattcataaatgttGCATTACGAGTGAAAAGAACACATCGATTTCTCTTTTTATCATTAGTAATTTACCATTCGAAAGACGGAGACAAATCACTTACTATACAACCGCTATAGACCGCTGTGGTAAGTTAGTaagtatattcatttatatagaaaatagtaATAAGAAAACACTTTCAGAGTTTGTGCAGCAGAAGTAGGGCGTTGTCTTGAGAAGCTTCTGCCAGAATTGCTTCGCGCCTGCGGAGACCCTGCACCTCGCGTGCACTCCACCGCACAGCACACTGTACTCACTGTCGCCGACTGTCCACTAGTCAGGTTAGTTTTTTAGAGATTAATGacgaaacagaaaaaaaaacaaacgacaaCTAAacaactgtaatttttttatgatactaaGCTAGAGAATTGTCACTTGCAATATAACTAGCATGAATCAATCACAtgttaaaaaatctttcttGTTGATATAAAAGTGTGAAGTTAGTATTCCTTGACTTCTAAGAGCGATAagtaacaataacattattgtatttaataataatctatgtagCTTGTGTTTACTGTATTCGTGCCTTATTTGGTAAGCGTGAAATAACTAGACGCAGCAGGAATCAAGTCTGTTTAATTGAGTATCTATTACAACaccgaataataaaattatgtgacaTAGTATTTATAGTAGGCACAAGCTGATTGTAGGAAAAGAGTAATCactaagtttcttgtcggttcttcgcggtagaatctatattccaatcgggtagctttatatttaatcctATAAAACAACGATTCAAAACGAGCTTTTCGTTCAGGAGAGACATAATATAGCGGAAACaacttaacaataataatttatatcgtaagttcataacaaaacttaaatttcgcggaaacttttattaacaattttttagttataattagcATACGAAATatgtttgtacaaatataataaaattttagaaatgtaCTTGTGGTCTTATTTCAGGAGTCTTCACTTGATACCGCAACAGCTGGTCCGTCCTGTTGCTGCTTCCATGCATCCTCGTCTCGCCCTCTCTCGTCTCCAGATGTTGGAACAACTCATTCTAAGTCATGGCATTTCAACAGATAAAAATAGGTAAGTGTTAATTATTGTATCCACCTacctaataatttgaatataaaaaaataaacacaaaatacatgaaaattgtacaaatttattaatgtgCTTCTGGATAAAGGATGCTTAAAGAGAAGGttaagcttattccactacCTTGTTcgaatgcgggttgttggaataagaatatgtggaagaatttcatcttacatgcaggtttcatcacaaTCTTTTTcatcgccgaacacgagatgactctcaaatataatatactatctGCTGCTGACTTatttgcttacaatttaaccgacctttatatgtttttatgacCAAATATGGTATAGTGCCcactttattaacaaaaaaaaaaaacaatctttcgaaatatttatataatttcatcggtttcttaatattaaaaaattctgaattattaattaaaaaacaatatgtttcatataaaaaaaagttagggGACACCCGGATTTGAACCAGGGACCTATCGATCTGCAGTCGATTGCTCTACCACTGAGCTATATCCCCTTCGaaagataaaatgaaaacaaagaaCAATACAATTTACTATTAcgtcacagattataaaaatggaatttaatattcatttcattGAAAGGATTGCGTAGGTATTGCGTTGACAGAACACGTTATCTTAATGTCAATGTTTTCAACATGACATATATTTCACATATAAAGTAATAACaaggattaaataaatacttacgaaAACATCAAAGGAAGCGGGGTGTCTGGTGGTGATGATTACGTCATTACTATTGATTTCTAAATAATAAGAGTATTAAATTCCTAGTATGTCTAATATGTCTATAAAAACTCACaaataacaaagaaacaaatttagattaaaaaaatatgtgagcGTGAGGAAGATCTATGCTTACTTTTGCTGACAAGCATCTTACGTAACATTTACATtaagtagggctttgtgcaatctgGTCctggtaggtactacccactcatcatatattttacggccaagcagcaatgctttgtattgttgtgttccggtttgaaagttaGGTGCCGTATTGGAGATGATAGTGGCGACCTCTAGCCATCAGGTTTTGTTTACTCGTTCGCCTATATATtgcaaaaacattttcatacaaatattcaattatcAAAACTGATTTGTATTCattcaatatgaaaaatttaaaaatcatttgtcATTGCGCTTACCCCATTAAACCTAATTAGATCTTAATTACAGgcaattaaaaatatcctcTATATTACAAACTGtttcttacaataattattttccttgtaaactatttttagctctgttatgtaataaaactaCAACAATCAACATAATATACCTAACCTAACTCAAATGATCAGGAACGATGATTATGACTTACTTTGatcaataaaaaacacaaatgtgTGATTCTGTAAACATACAAGGCagtatcgattttaataaacgaCACTAATGTTGCCTTTCATCATTGTGTGCCAATCCACTTGTACAGAACAGGTCACGGTagagtaataaaatagttaGCAAAGGTTTAAGGAACTCTCATAACTGAAAGCGATCACTCTCAGACAAAGTTTTGTGAGAGATTTACATGAGAACGAATAAGTACTAttcgtgttttgttttaacTTCTGTCCAGCGGTCTCACGGTTCGGCGTCTAGCAGAATGTGGCGCAGCTGGTGCTCAGCATGCGGCAGGGTCAGTACGAGCTGCTGCTGAACGTATACTCTTAGCTGCTTATGCGAGATCTCCGAGAGTTGTCAGAGCTCAACTACCCCCCGATGATGCTGTTACAAGACGGAATCTCATTTATAGACATCTGTTTCAACAATTCGATAGAATTGATATGCAGGTATTTatgctgtattttttattcctatTATTTCCTTTGTGcatatttatttccattaccttatatactttactttatatttattatgtgtgtCTTTAAATGAAGTAAAACCATCAAAGTACATCATGATGTTTTCAATACTAATTGTTTTCatcaatttattcatatttgtctGTTATTAAGTGAAAAATTGGTTCAACAGAAAATGTTGAATCAGGCACCAACCGAGGAACAGATACTTAATGGTGGGGATCAATCAACTGCAGATTCAAATCTCGAAGCGAGCGTTAGTCACTCCACCAGAAGTGGCACAACTGTTAGCGGTATGACCACATCCTTTGGCATGACGTCATCATTAGATGCCACATCTTCATATAGCTTAAAATCAAGTGCAAGTGGAGGTACATTAGCGCCATCCAGTTTAAGCGGTAGTTTTACAACATCAAGAACAAAAAGCAGTTTAAAAAAGTCCCCTACTAAGAGGTATACGCCAACTGGGAAATCAAAAGAAGGCACCAATTTCCCTggctataataaattaagactaGATAGTGCAGTCAGTCCTAAGCATTCGCCAAGATCCTCTGTAACTGGTAGTGAAAAGGTAATTTTGCAActtctcattatatatttatatatatttaataataagttcaaCCATAATTAGaagatcataataattttaggtACATTTCGAGGAAAAGCAAACTGATGACGTGATATACCGTAGAACAAATCGAAACATAGAAAATCGTCATTCCATGATTCACTACGACCACGATCCCTCTAAGCCCCAGTTAAAAGAACGACCCGCGACTGTATACGAACCTTTACACTTAGAATACAGAGATTCCCCAACAATTGGATCACCGAAAACATCAAAGAACGATCTCCGTAGTATGGACTCATTACCAATGGATTCCCCACAGATGTCAAGAAATGATTTGAGATGTGACTCAGACAGTAGAAGTCTTGATTCACCTAAACTTAAGGCTGATTATTTTAGAGATGTAGGCTTGGAGTCACCCAAGCTGGTGGCGGGTGTTAGAAACTTGCATTTAGATGAACATAGTCAAATGGATGAAAGCGGATATTATAGCCCAGGTAAAAAcagttataatgtaataaaacggagcaaataaatatttatatagaagcaATGTTACGATCAGTTTCAACGTGTTACAGGAAGGAGGCAGCAAATGTCTAATAGTGAACATCAGTTCGAAGGATACGAGGCTGTCGGTGTTGACGCGAGTAGCGAAACTACTCCGGAACCGGTTTGCAAGTTAGTGCCCAATAATGACGTGAA is a window encoding:
- the LOC125073378 gene encoding centrosomal protein of 104 kDa, with the protein product MPKRIPFHVVYATSEDSSYPACELNAQGPAARGWRSSGPPPHELLLRLQAVTSIHKLQLLAHHQLIPACVEVLVSGGLVSEGAATPCGATYTSVGRVTLAKPAPQARTRELRSAALPEPTIARFVKLRLSGPHPPSKEDDQVALMAVNVLGDEIEDSNKSPAVKKAEVCFSPYDDLAFVMYVDNEIADLVRSLDRKKKSAVAEERFEYARRLKSAGSALAAAGIRIGRWRLRKRTAAARDDFELARRMRDRIADALIGVKEDPELRRLFEDEGPDTRNDSSMPQAYDFSHHLSPSVAAGIQSVDIPSPVPPIEHLSEPPDEFNCVDDMDGHHVPASPVQTIEDDTEVQLEPAQLIEPVQEEKQETQKKEEEELRRDTDSPRRSITPNAANGTLVRRRNKSAGPRSTFEAYEERLLPALRHSHTNEYLREARESREEECSGGSASSHARAPHRLTERERKQAALPILIFGYPLVEKFFSKNYLDKEEGLARLRAELTSPSNGSTKTSPNKTARAAATLLQRALRDKVFSVYSQANEVVRVLFKEFVPDRVCAAEVGRCLEKLLPELLRACGDPAPRVHSTAQHTVLTVADCPLVRSLHLIPQQLVRPVAASMHPRLALSRLQMLEQLILSHGISTDKNSGLTVRRLAECGAAGAQHAAGSVRAAAERILLAAYARSPRVVRAQLPPDDAVTRRNLIYRHLFQQFDRIDMQKMLNQAPTEEQILNGGDQSTADSNLEASVSHSTRSGTTVSGMTTSFGMTSSLDATSSYSLKSSASGGTLAPSSLSGSFTTSRTKSSLKKSPTKRYTPTGKSKEGTNFPGYNKLRLDSAVSPKHSPRSSVTGSEKVHFEEKQTDDVIYRRTNRNIENRHSMIHYDHDPSKPQLKERPATVYEPLHLEYRDSPTIGSPKTSKNDLRSMDSLPMDSPQMSRNDLRCDSDSRSLDSPKLKADYFRDVGLESPKLVAGVRNLHLDEHSQMDESGYYSPGRRQQMSNSEHQFEGYEAVGVDASSETTPEPVCNTSCSWCGRRVRAAALEAHYWRRCVLLARCPHCHLALEARVLHSHLLEECSLSEGLWKACQKCGAALRSDESDYHVNCIPLSFDEWKCPYCLTNVLARDLPWQRHLMQCPRNPRLRQQN